Proteins co-encoded in one Pseudomonas beijingensis genomic window:
- a CDS encoding phosphatidate cytidylyltransferase, with protein MDRYTLMLFGGIGAILVLASLVGFILKLRTKGAPNSVIDNLNARINAWWIMVLVIGVAFWLGNAAVILLFYAVSFYALREFLTLTPTRRSDYPALVAAFYLALPLQYLLIYYDWYGLFSIFIPVYVFLLLPILASLGGDSTHFLERASKVQWGLMIAVFCISFVPALLTLDIAGFEGRNLLLIAYLVIVVQLSDVLQYVCGKLFGKHKIAPNLSPSKTVEGFVGGIFLASLIGGALWWITPFNPWQSFLIALLINLLGFAGGIVMSAIKRDRGVKDWGHMIEGHGGMLDRLDSVCFAAPIFFHLVRYWWT; from the coding sequence ATGGATCGATATACCCTGATGTTGTTTGGCGGGATCGGCGCCATTCTGGTGTTGGCTTCGCTGGTTGGTTTCATTCTCAAGCTGCGCACCAAAGGCGCGCCGAACTCGGTTATCGATAACCTCAACGCGCGGATCAATGCCTGGTGGATCATGGTACTGGTGATCGGCGTGGCGTTCTGGCTCGGCAACGCGGCGGTCATCTTGCTGTTCTACGCGGTGTCGTTCTATGCCCTGCGGGAATTCCTCACCCTGACCCCGACCCGGCGCAGTGACTATCCGGCGCTGGTGGCGGCGTTCTACCTGGCGCTGCCGCTGCAATACCTGTTGATCTACTACGACTGGTACGGGCTGTTTTCGATCTTCATCCCGGTGTATGTGTTCCTGCTGCTGCCGATCCTGGCGTCCCTGGGCGGCGATAGCACGCACTTCCTCGAGCGCGCTTCGAAGGTTCAGTGGGGCTTGATGATCGCGGTGTTCTGCATCTCCTTCGTGCCCGCCCTGCTGACGCTGGACATCGCCGGTTTCGAAGGGCGCAACCTGTTGTTGATCGCGTACCTGGTGATCGTGGTGCAGTTGTCGGATGTGTTGCAGTACGTCTGCGGCAAGCTGTTCGGCAAACACAAGATCGCGCCGAACCTGTCGCCGTCGAAAACCGTGGAGGGCTTTGTCGGCGGCATTTTCCTGGCCTCGCTGATCGGTGGCGCGCTGTGGTGGATCACGCCGTTCAATCCCTGGCAGTCGTTCCTCATTGCCTTGCTGATCAACCTGCTGGGCTTTGCCGGCGGCATCGTCATGTCGGCGATCAAGCGCGACCGCGGCGTGAAGGATTGGGGCCACATGATCGAAGGCCACGGCGGCATGCTCGATCGACTGGACTCGGTCTGCTTTGCCGCGCCGATCTTCTTCCACTTGGTGCGGTACTGGTGGACCTGA
- a CDS encoding lysophospholipid acyltransferase family protein gives MFEPVVANLITSAARMVTGARSLWLGCAPTPVQRIYFANHSSHGDFVLLWASLPPALRKLTRPVAGADYWQTSPMRRYIINRVFNGVLVDRERKDPSYNPLQPMLEALENGDSLIIFPEGTRNPDEGLLPFKSGIYHLMKAHPEVEVIPVWIANLNRVMPKGRVLPLPLLCTTSFGAPLCIEEGESKEQFLERSRAALLALAPEHV, from the coding sequence ATGTTCGAACCCGTGGTCGCCAACCTCATCACCTCCGCCGCCCGCATGGTCACGGGCGCTCGCAGCCTGTGGCTCGGTTGCGCGCCGACGCCGGTGCAAAGGATTTACTTCGCCAACCACAGCAGCCACGGTGACTTCGTGTTGCTCTGGGCCTCGCTGCCGCCAGCGCTGCGCAAGCTCACCCGCCCGGTGGCGGGGGCCGATTATTGGCAAACCAGCCCGATGCGTCGCTACATCATCAACCGGGTGTTCAACGGCGTGCTGGTGGACCGCGAGCGCAAGGATCCTTCCTACAACCCCTTGCAGCCCATGCTCGAAGCCCTGGAGAACGGCGACTCGCTGATCATCTTCCCCGAAGGCACGCGCAACCCCGACGAAGGCCTGCTGCCGTTCAAGAGCGGGATCTATCACTTGATGAAGGCTCATCCCGAGGTCGAGGTGATCCCGGTGTGGATCGCCAACCTAAACCGCGTCATGCCCAAAGGTCGGGTCTTGCCTCTGCCGCTGTTATGCACCACCAGTTTCGGCGCGCCGTTGTGCATCGAAGAAGGTGAAAGCAAAGAGCAATTTCTCGAACGCAGCCGCGCCGCGCTGCTGGCACTGGCCCCGGAGCACGTCTGA
- a CDS encoding CDP-alcohol phosphatidyltransferase family protein encodes MPSIYQLKPAFQNLLRPMVQRLYNNGVTANQVTLLAGVVSVLVGAVIAWFASHPWIFVLVPVWMFLRMALNAVDGMLAREFGQQSHLGAYLNELCDIIADVALILPFALFADTSLLLVLLVTLLALFSEYAGVLGPMVGASRRYDGPMGKSDRAFVFGVLATGIALGWLGAFWINGVMAVVAALLVYTLVNRVRHGLGQVKENAPSA; translated from the coding sequence ATGCCCTCCATCTACCAACTCAAGCCTGCCTTTCAAAACCTGCTGCGCCCCATGGTTCAACGCCTCTACAACAACGGTGTCACCGCCAACCAGGTGACCCTGCTCGCGGGTGTCGTCTCGGTATTGGTGGGGGCGGTCATTGCCTGGTTCGCCAGCCATCCGTGGATTTTCGTGCTGGTCCCGGTCTGGATGTTCCTGCGCATGGCCTTGAATGCCGTGGACGGCATGCTGGCGCGGGAGTTTGGTCAACAATCGCATCTGGGTGCCTACCTCAATGAGCTATGCGATATCATCGCCGACGTTGCCTTGATCCTGCCTTTTGCCTTGTTTGCCGATACCAGTCTTCTGCTCGTGTTGTTGGTCACGCTGTTGGCGTTGTTCAGCGAATACGCAGGCGTGCTGGGGCCGATGGTGGGGGCTTCGCGGCGCTACGACGGGCCGATGGGCAAGAGTGACCGCGCCTTTGTGTTTGGCGTGTTGGCGACCGGCATTGCCCTGGGTTGGCTCGGGGCGTTCTGGATAAATGGTGTGATGGCGGTGGTTGCCGCCCTGCTGGTTTATACCTTGGTCAATCGGGTCCGTCATGGCCTGGGCCAGGTGAAGGAAAACGCTCCCTCAGCATAA
- a CDS encoding bifunctional alpha/beta hydrolase/class I SAM-dependent methyltransferase — protein sequence MREAQHRTFTTHDGVELFYQHWPAVDAAAGEPRQAVLLFHRGHEHSGRIAHLVDELDLPGFDFFAWDARGHGQSPGERGDSPSFATSARDVQTFCDHIGAVHQIDEANIAVVAQSVGAVIASTWVHDYAPRIRSLVLASPAFKVKLYVPFARPGLALMRKFRGNFFVNSYVKAKFLSHDPERVASYDSDPLITKAISVNVLLGLYEAADRVVADAQAIQVPTQLLISGSDFVVHRKPQEQFFERLGSLHKEKHILPGFFHDTLGEKNRAPAVASARRFILQNFARPLDRPSLLDADRLGATCAEAETLATPLPHNSLRDLYWRMTRASMRFGSKLSAGVKLGFDTGFDSGSTLDYVYRNRPTGTSALGKMIDQNYLNSIGWRGIRQRKLHVEELLRLAMAELRAQDREVRIVDIAAGHGRYILEALQGVSPLPESILLRDYSDINVRDGSALIVEKGLGDIARFVKGDAFDRQDLAALEPKPTLAVVSGLYELFADNQLVGGSLAGLAEAVEPGGFLVYTGQPWHPQLELIARALTSHRAGQAWVMRRRTQAEMDQLVEAAGFRKITLRVDEWGIFSVSLAQRVQ from the coding sequence ATGCGCGAAGCCCAACACCGGACATTCACCACCCACGATGGCGTGGAACTGTTCTACCAACACTGGCCGGCTGTCGACGCGGCAGCGGGTGAACCCCGTCAGGCTGTGTTGTTGTTCCATCGTGGTCATGAGCACTCCGGGCGCATCGCGCACCTGGTAGATGAACTGGACCTGCCCGGATTCGACTTCTTTGCCTGGGACGCCCGCGGCCATGGCCAGTCGCCGGGCGAACGGGGCGACAGCCCGAGCTTCGCCACCAGTGCGCGGGACGTGCAGACCTTCTGCGATCACATCGGCGCTGTGCATCAGATCGACGAAGCGAACATCGCTGTGGTCGCACAAAGCGTCGGCGCGGTGATCGCGTCCACTTGGGTCCACGACTACGCGCCACGCATTCGTTCGCTGGTGCTGGCGTCGCCGGCGTTCAAGGTCAAGCTCTACGTGCCGTTCGCTCGTCCGGGCCTGGCGCTGATGCGCAAGTTTCGTGGCAATTTTTTCGTCAACAGCTACGTCAAGGCGAAATTCCTCAGCCATGACCCGGAGCGCGTGGCGTCCTACGACAGCGATCCGCTGATCACCAAGGCCATTTCGGTGAACGTACTGCTGGGCCTGTACGAAGCCGCCGACCGCGTGGTGGCCGATGCCCAGGCGATCCAGGTGCCGACGCAGTTGTTGATCTCCGGCTCGGACTTTGTCGTGCACCGCAAACCCCAGGAGCAGTTCTTCGAACGCCTGGGCAGCCTGCACAAGGAAAAACACATTCTGCCGGGGTTCTTCCACGACACCCTCGGCGAGAAGAACCGTGCGCCAGCCGTTGCCAGTGCCCGTCGCTTCATCCTGCAAAACTTCGCCCGTCCGCTGGACCGCCCTTCCCTGCTGGACGCCGATCGCCTGGGCGCGACCTGCGCCGAAGCCGAAACCCTGGCCACGCCGCTGCCCCACAACTCGTTGCGTGACCTTTACTGGCGCATGACCCGCGCCAGCATGCGCTTTGGCAGCAAGTTGTCGGCCGGGGTGAAGCTGGGCTTCGACACCGGGTTCGACTCCGGCAGCACCCTGGATTACGTCTACCGCAACCGCCCCACCGGCACCTCGGCGCTGGGCAAGATGATCGACCAGAACTACCTGAACTCCATCGGCTGGCGCGGCATTCGCCAACGCAAGTTGCACGTTGAAGAGTTGCTGCGCCTGGCGATGGCCGAGTTGCGCGCCCAAGACCGCGAAGTGCGCATCGTCGACATCGCCGCCGGCCATGGCCGTTACATTCTCGAAGCGCTGCAAGGCGTCAGCCCGTTGCCCGAGTCGATCCTGCTGCGCGACTACAGCGACATCAACGTGCGCGACGGCAGTGCGCTGATCGTTGAAAAAGGCTTGGGCGATATCGCTCGCTTCGTCAAAGGTGATGCCTTCGACCGCCAGGATCTGGCGGCGCTGGAACCAAAACCAACCCTCGCCGTGGTGTCCGGCCTGTATGAACTGTTTGCCGACAACCAACTGGTCGGCGGCTCCCTCGCGGGCCTGGCCGAAGCCGTGGAGCCTGGCGGTTTCCTGGTCTACACCGGTCAGCCGTGGCACCCGCAACTGGAACTGATCGCCCGTGCCCTCACCAGTCACCGCGCCGGGCAGGCTTGGGTGATGCGTCGGCGCACGCAGGCGGAGATGGACCAATTGGTCGAGGCGGCGGGCTTTCGCAAGATCACCCTGCGTGTCGATGAATGGGGCATTTTCAGCGTTTCGCTGGCGCAGCGAGTGCAGTAA
- a CDS encoding phosphatase PAP2/dual specificity phosphatase family protein: protein MSAVIAPAREPALLKPAVLWLLLLAPLFFSTYGFATWVTSQRDDVGTLVFAWESHMPFMAWTIVPYWSIDLLYGLSLLLPTSRDELKRHALRLLTAQVIAVSCFLLWPLRFTFPRPEMDGLFGWLFDVLAGFDKPFNQAPSLHIALLVVLWVCYQRHLQGFWRWLMHGWFALIGVSVLTTYQHHFIDLPTGALAGWLCVWLWPLDRPSPLLSARLAADPARRRLALRYGVGAAALFIPAFALGGAWLWLIWPAVAVLMVALNYLVFGADGFQKRADGRLSPAVRWLLAPYLAAAWINSRWWTRKHPQPDQVADNVWLGRIPTPMELKDSAFTGVLDLCAELSIDSTGIAYRALPVLDLTAPTTEQCLKAAEAIESLRQHGPVLVCCALGYSRSATAVVAWLLHSGRAANVDAAIVQIQRVRPQIVLHGAHRQALEALSRSRENVHDH, encoded by the coding sequence ATGAGCGCCGTCATCGCTCCGGCCCGCGAACCCGCACTGCTGAAACCGGCAGTGCTGTGGCTGCTGTTGTTGGCGCCGCTGTTCTTCAGCACCTACGGTTTTGCCACCTGGGTCACCTCCCAGCGTGACGACGTCGGCACGCTGGTGTTCGCCTGGGAAAGCCACATGCCGTTCATGGCCTGGACCATCGTGCCGTACTGGTCGATCGATTTGCTGTACGGCCTGTCCTTGCTGTTGCCCACCAGCCGCGACGAACTCAAGCGCCATGCCTTGCGCCTGCTCACGGCCCAGGTGATTGCGGTCAGTTGCTTCCTGCTCTGGCCGCTGCGCTTCACCTTCCCCCGGCCGGAAATGGATGGGCTGTTCGGTTGGTTGTTCGACGTGCTCGCGGGGTTCGACAAGCCGTTCAACCAGGCGCCATCGCTGCACATCGCGCTGCTGGTGGTGCTGTGGGTGTGTTATCAGCGGCATCTGCAAGGCTTCTGGCGTTGGCTGATGCACGGTTGGTTCGCGTTGATTGGCGTGTCGGTGCTGACCACGTATCAACATCACTTTATCGACCTGCCCACGGGTGCGTTGGCCGGTTGGTTGTGTGTCTGGTTGTGGCCGTTGGATCGGCCGAGTCCGCTGCTGAGTGCGCGTCTGGCGGCCGATCCTGCCCGTCGACGCTTGGCCTTGCGTTATGGCGTGGGCGCGGCGGCGCTGTTCATTCCGGCGTTTGCCTTGGGCGGCGCGTGGCTCTGGCTGATCTGGCCGGCGGTCGCCGTACTCATGGTGGCGCTGAATTACCTGGTGTTCGGTGCCGACGGGTTCCAGAAGCGTGCCGATGGTCGCTTGAGCCCGGCGGTGCGCTGGTTGCTGGCGCCGTACCTGGCGGCGGCGTGGATCAATTCCCGCTGGTGGACGCGCAAGCATCCGCAGCCGGACCAAGTGGCGGATAATGTCTGGCTGGGGCGAATCCCTACGCCGATGGAGTTGAAGGACAGTGCGTTTACCGGCGTGCTCGACCTCTGCGCGGAGCTGTCCATAGACAGCACGGGCATCGCCTATCGTGCCTTGCCGGTGCTCGACCTGACGGCGCCGACCACCGAGCAATGCCTGAAAGCGGCAGAGGCCATCGAAAGCCTGCGCCAGCACGGGCCGGTGCTGGTCTGCTGCGCCCTGGGTTATTCGCGCAGCGCCACGGCGGTGGTCGCCTGGTTGTTGCACAGCGGCCGAGCGGCGAACGTTGATGCGGCGATCGTGCAAATCCAGCGAGTTCGCCCGCAGATTGTTTTGCACGGGGCGCACCGTCAGGCGTTGGAGGCCTTATCCAGAAGCCGGGAGAATGTCCATGATCACTGA
- a CDS encoding LysR substrate-binding domain-containing protein has product MKQKTLPPLNWLRAFEVSARCLNFTHAADELFLTQGAVSQQIRQLESHLGVALFKRLPRGLGLTEEGQAYLPVVQDAITRLAVGTNEIFGQHKRRPIKVRGSLAFFVHWLAPKLVDFRQAHPHVDIRYTSNIWVKELDGEDDMEIRWGHGQWPGLVSQRLTWDTLFPVCSPALMATLKVPADVAKHPLLHVLGYEEGWGYWLKMVGADSVDSSTGMQFDTLVCTLRMAELGQGIALARSSMVSDMLGDGRLIEPFAQRIEASESFYLVRSSGAEQHPDAARFSTWLVEQAHRFK; this is encoded by the coding sequence ATGAAGCAAAAAACGTTGCCCCCGTTGAACTGGCTGCGGGCGTTCGAAGTGTCGGCCCGCTGCCTGAACTTCACCCACGCTGCCGACGAATTGTTTTTGACCCAAGGTGCGGTCAGCCAGCAGATCCGCCAGTTGGAAAGCCACCTGGGGGTGGCGCTGTTCAAGCGCTTGCCCCGCGGCTTGGGCCTGACCGAGGAAGGCCAGGCGTACCTGCCGGTGGTGCAGGACGCGATCACGCGACTGGCGGTGGGCACCAACGAGATCTTTGGCCAGCACAAGCGCCGGCCAATCAAAGTGCGCGGCAGCCTGGCGTTTTTCGTGCACTGGCTGGCGCCGAAACTGGTGGATTTTCGCCAGGCCCATCCGCATGTCGACATCCGCTACACCAGCAATATCTGGGTCAAGGAACTGGACGGCGAAGACGACATGGAGATCCGTTGGGGCCACGGGCAATGGCCGGGCCTGGTGTCCCAGCGCCTGACTTGGGACACCTTGTTCCCGGTGTGCTCGCCGGCCTTGATGGCGACGCTGAAGGTGCCGGCGGACGTGGCCAAGCACCCGTTGCTGCATGTGTTGGGTTACGAAGAGGGCTGGGGTTACTGGCTGAAAATGGTCGGTGCCGACAGCGTCGATTCCTCGACCGGCATGCAATTCGACACGCTGGTCTGCACCTTGCGCATGGCCGAACTGGGGCAGGGCATCGCCCTGGCGCGGTCGTCGATGGTCAGTGACATGCTCGGCGATGGACGCCTGATCGAACCCTTCGCCCAGCGCATCGAAGCCAGCGAATCGTTTTACCTGGTGCGCAGTTCCGGAGCCGAACAGCACCCGGACGCGGCGCGGTTTTCCACCTGGCTGGTGGAGCAGGCACATCGTTTCAAATGA
- the thrC gene encoding threonine synthase, translating to MRYVSTRNSTVQVDFERVVLSAIAEDGGLFVPVELPQFEPQDIANWSTLAYDELAYRVMRPFVGEAIPEADFKRVLKEAGSQFSHRSLAPLHQVDRNEWVLELFHGPTRSSKDFAAQLQARLVQYFLRKRGRRAVVIGVTNGDTGLAAIEAFKHCDETDVVVIYPETGVPQDQLQDLQATAHPRVHQVAVDGSFDECQTLVTQLFRQHEAISFNSSNWVSVMAQLVFYFHAVLQLGGGQRPIGFSVPAASFAEVYAGYIAQKMGLPITQMIVATNQNDALHQFFLKNHYSRLRASKTLSPAMDLSIFSNLERFLWELYGHDDQAVSALMHTFETQGEMTIANEFWLQARMIIDSYAVSDEQTLEEITSLHRDTGYVIDPHTATGVLAARLYRRSLVAPMVTLGEISPVKSAVLLGELGINITAQQRSTSEHGPAQIHRIRPDDLGALHQLLGAL from the coding sequence ATGCGCTATGTGAGTACCCGAAATTCAACCGTGCAGGTCGACTTCGAACGCGTCGTGCTGTCGGCCATCGCCGAGGACGGCGGGCTGTTCGTTCCCGTCGAACTGCCGCAATTCGAACCCCAGGACATCGCCAACTGGTCCACCTTGGCCTATGACGAACTGGCCTATCGAGTGATGCGTCCATTCGTGGGCGAGGCGATCCCCGAGGCTGACTTCAAACGTGTGCTCAAGGAAGCCGGCAGCCAGTTCAGCCATCGCTCCCTGGCGCCGTTGCATCAGGTGGATCGCAACGAGTGGGTCCTGGAATTGTTCCATGGGCCGACCCGTTCCTCGAAGGATTTTGCCGCGCAATTGCAGGCGCGGCTGGTGCAGTACTTCCTGCGTAAACGCGGGCGTCGCGCCGTGGTGATTGGCGTCACCAACGGCGACACCGGCCTGGCCGCCATCGAGGCCTTCAAGCACTGCGACGAGACCGACGTGGTGGTGATTTATCCCGAGACCGGCGTACCGCAAGACCAGCTTCAAGACCTGCAAGCGACGGCACATCCGCGGGTGCATCAAGTGGCCGTCGATGGCAGTTTCGATGAATGCCAGACCTTGGTCACTCAACTGTTCCGCCAGCACGAGGCGATCAGTTTCAACTCCAGCAACTGGGTCAGTGTCATGGCGCAGTTGGTGTTTTATTTTCACGCTGTTTTGCAGCTGGGCGGCGGCCAGCGGCCCATCGGCTTCAGCGTGCCGGCGGCGAGTTTTGCTGAAGTCTATGCCGGCTACATCGCGCAGAAGATGGGCTTGCCGATCACGCAGATGATTGTTGCGACCAACCAGAATGACGCGTTGCATCAGTTCTTTTTGAAGAACCACTACTCGCGATTGCGCGCCAGCAAGACCCTGTCGCCGGCCATGGATTTGTCGATTTTTTCCAACCTGGAGCGGTTTCTCTGGGAGCTCTACGGCCACGATGATCAAGCGGTCAGCGCGCTGATGCACACCTTCGAAACCCAAGGCGAAATGACCATCGCCAACGAGTTCTGGTTGCAGGCGCGGATGATCATCGACTCGTACGCGGTCAGTGATGAACAGACGCTGGAAGAAATCACCTCGCTGCATCGCGACACCGGTTATGTTATCGATCCACACACCGCCACCGGCGTGCTCGCGGCGCGCTTGTACCGGCGCAGTCTAGTGGCGCCGATGGTGACCTTGGGCGAGATCTCACCGGTCAAATCGGCGGTGCTGCTCGGTGAGCTTGGAATCAACATTACGGCACAACAGCGTTCGACTTCCGAGCATGGCCCGGCGCAGATTCATCGCATCCGGCCGGACGATCTCGGTGCTCTCCATCAACTGCTCGGCGCCCTATAA
- a CDS encoding cystathionine gamma-synthase family protein yields MNNKPDSTGLDNAGAGTRAVWGGEQVRHPYNATQTPIVASAAYGYDDIDVWYDVALGKAPGFIYSRMSNPTVETLEAKIRELEMAESAVAFSSGMAAISSVLYTFLAHGDRVVSTKDSYGGTNKIFEEFLPRTGVAVTLCETFDHDDLEREIAKGCQVLYLETPTNPTLKILDIPRLVAAAKRVGAVVVADNTFATPLNQSPLALGVDVVIHSATKFLSGHGDVLGGLVCGSEALMAQVRHYREINGASLDPFSAYLIIRGMKTLALRMRQQQHSARALAEFLCTEPLVEAVNYPGLASHPNHAVACAQMSGFGAIVSFVLVGGMDTVKLLLPRLRFAHCAGNLGAVETIYGPARTTSHVENTLEERQALGISEGLVRVSVGIEDTDDLLDDLKQAFAFVKKSLDPQLNEVLTETVS; encoded by the coding sequence ATGAACAATAAACCTGACAGCACAGGGCTTGATAATGCCGGCGCGGGAACCCGGGCGGTTTGGGGTGGGGAGCAAGTCAGGCACCCCTACAACGCCACGCAAACCCCCATCGTGGCCAGTGCCGCGTATGGTTACGACGACATCGACGTCTGGTACGACGTCGCCTTGGGCAAGGCCCCGGGCTTTATCTACAGCCGCATGAGCAACCCCACCGTCGAGACCCTCGAAGCCAAGATCCGCGAGTTGGAAATGGCCGAGTCCGCCGTGGCCTTCAGCAGTGGCATGGCGGCGATCAGCAGCGTGCTCTACACCTTCCTGGCCCACGGCGATCGGGTGGTGTCGACCAAGGACAGTTACGGCGGCACCAACAAGATCTTCGAAGAATTCCTGCCGCGCACCGGCGTAGCGGTGACCTTGTGCGAGACCTTCGATCACGACGACCTCGAGCGTGAAATCGCCAAGGGCTGCCAGGTGCTGTACCTGGAAACCCCCACCAACCCGACCCTGAAAATCCTCGACATCCCGCGCCTGGTGGCGGCGGCCAAGCGTGTCGGCGCCGTGGTGGTGGCGGATAACACTTTCGCCACGCCGCTGAACCAGAGCCCACTGGCCTTGGGGGTGGACGTGGTGATTCACAGCGCGACCAAGTTCCTCAGCGGCCATGGCGATGTGCTCGGTGGCCTGGTGTGCGGCAGCGAAGCCTTGATGGCCCAGGTGCGGCATTACCGGGAAATCAACGGCGCGAGCCTCGACCCGTTCTCGGCCTACCTGATCATCCGTGGCATGAAGACCCTGGCGCTGCGCATGCGCCAGCAACAACACAGCGCCCGGGCCCTGGCTGAATTCCTTTGCACCGAACCGCTGGTGGAGGCGGTGAATTATCCCGGCTTGGCCAGTCACCCGAACCACGCCGTGGCCTGCGCGCAGATGTCCGGCTTCGGCGCCATCGTCAGTTTTGTCCTGGTCGGCGGCATGGACACGGTCAAGCTGCTCCTGCCACGCCTGCGCTTCGCCCATTGCGCGGGCAATCTCGGTGCGGTGGAAACCATCTACGGCCCGGCCCGCACCACCAGCCATGTCGAGAACACCTTGGAAGAACGCCAGGCCCTGGGCATCTCCGAGGGCTTGGTGCGGGTTTCGGTGGGCATCGAAGACACGGACGATCTACTGGACGATTTGAAACAGGCCTTCGCCTTTGTCAAAAAATCCCTTGATCCGCAACTCAATGAAGTCCTCACCGAAACCGTAAGCTGA
- a CDS encoding amino acid permease codes for MSITEQQTNTRTGFKQEMQTRHIVMLALGGVIGTGLFLTSGYTVNQAGPMGAVIAYIIGALMVYMVMMCLGELAVQMPETGSFSTYATRFLGPGTGYTVAWLYWLTWTVAIGSEFTAAGILMTRWFPDTPVWIWSALFAGVVFLTNVVSVRLFAETEFWLSLIKVLTVVVFLLIGGGAILGLLNIDQAHSIGLSNFTREGLFPTGFMPIAMTLLAVSFAFSGTELIGIAAGETKDPQRNVPRAIRTTVLRLAVFFVGTIFVLATLLPREQAGLVESPFVTVFTYIGIPYSADIMNFVIITALLSAANSGLYAASRMLWTLSDQGHLPKQFSALTRMGTPLNAIIVSMAGGAASLLSSVFAADTIYLALVSISGLAVVVVWMSIAASQIAFRRHYVANGGDIRNLKFRVRGYPWVPLGALVCCSLACVGIAFDPEQRVALYFGLPFIAWCYFVYYITRKSRERRLSVALVAQPSDAF; via the coding sequence ATGTCCATAACAGAACAACAAACGAATACGCGGACCGGCTTCAAGCAGGAAATGCAGACACGCCATATCGTCATGTTGGCATTAGGCGGCGTCATTGGTACCGGGCTGTTTCTCACGTCCGGCTACACCGTCAACCAAGCCGGCCCCATGGGCGCGGTGATCGCCTACATCATCGGCGCGCTCATGGTCTACATGGTGATGATGTGCCTGGGCGAGCTGGCGGTGCAGATGCCAGAAACCGGCTCTTTCAGCACCTACGCCACGCGTTTTCTCGGGCCCGGCACCGGCTACACCGTGGCCTGGCTGTATTGGCTGACGTGGACGGTGGCCATCGGTTCCGAGTTCACCGCTGCCGGCATCCTCATGACCCGATGGTTTCCCGACACGCCGGTGTGGATCTGGAGCGCGCTGTTCGCCGGCGTGGTGTTCCTCACCAACGTGGTGTCGGTGCGTTTGTTCGCCGAGACCGAGTTCTGGCTGTCGTTGATCAAAGTGCTGACCGTGGTGGTGTTCCTGCTGATCGGCGGTGGCGCGATTCTCGGCCTGTTGAACATCGACCAGGCCCACAGCATCGGCTTGAGCAATTTCACCCGCGAGGGACTGTTTCCTACCGGCTTCATGCCCATTGCGATGACGTTGCTGGCGGTGTCCTTCGCGTTTTCCGGCACTGAACTGATCGGCATCGCCGCCGGCGAAACCAAGGACCCGCAACGCAATGTGCCGCGCGCGATCCGCACCACCGTGCTGCGCCTGGCAGTGTTTTTCGTCGGGACCATTTTTGTCCTGGCGACTTTGTTGCCCCGCGAGCAAGCCGGCCTGGTGGAGAGCCCGTTCGTCACGGTGTTCACCTACATCGGCATTCCGTACTCCGCCGACATCATGAACTTCGTGATCATCACCGCCCTGTTGTCGGCGGCCAACTCGGGGCTGTACGCCGCCTCGCGCATGCTCTGGACCCTCAGCGACCAAGGCCACCTGCCCAAGCAATTCTCGGCCCTGACCCGCATGGGCACGCCGCTCAACGCGATCATCGTCAGCATGGCCGGCGGCGCCGCCTCGTTGCTCAGCAGCGTGTTTGCCGCCGACACCATCTACCTGGCGCTGGTGTCGATTTCCGGCCTGGCCGTGGTGGTGGTGTGGATGAGCATCGCCGCGAGCCAGATCGCTTTCCGTCGTCACTACGTGGCCAACGGCGGCGACATTCGCAACCTCAAGTTCCGCGTTCGCGGTTATCCGTGGGTGCCGCTGGGGGCGCTGGTGTGCTGCAGCCTGGCGTGTGTCGGGATCGCCTTCGATCCGGAACAACGGGTGGCGCTGTACTTCGGCTTGCCCTTCATCGCCTGGTGTTACTTCGTGTATTACATTACCCGTAAAAGCCGCGAGCGACGCTTGTCGGTCGCCCTTGTGGCACAACCGTCCGACGCGTTCTAA